The sequence below is a genomic window from Microbacterium abyssi.
CGTGCTCGGCGTCGCGCTGCTGATGGCGATCCTCTTCACGATCTCGGGCGTCTCCCGTCGCACCCGAGAGTTCGGCACCCTGAAGGCGATCGGCTGGTCCAACGGCCGCGTCGTGCGCCAGGTCGCGGGCGAGTCGATGGTGCAGGGCCTGATCGGCGGGGCGGGCGGGCTGATCCTCGGGATCATCGGGATCGTCCTCATCAACATCATCCAGCCCACGATCGCGGCATCCACCGGGACCGAAGTCGGAATGGGGGCGCCCGGGGAAGGCGGCGGGCCCACCGGAGGCGGCGGAGGGATGTTCCAGGTGGCTGAGACCGCCGACATCGTGCTCAGCGCACCCTTCACCCCGATCGTCATCGTCGCGGCCATCGGCATCGCGGTGCTCGGCGGCCTGCTCGCCGGCGCATTCGGCGGCTGGCGGGCGGGCCGGCTGAGCCCGGCAGAAGCACTGCGGTCCGTGGCATGAGCGCCTCGAGAACAGGAGAAGAGAACATGACCATCACGCAGGCGACCGATTCCGGTGTCGCGGAGTCGACTCCGGCGGGCATCGTGTACCGGCTGCAGGACGTCACCCGCACGTACGCGCAGAAGGGCCGCGTCGTCAGAGCGCTCACGGGCGTCGACCTCGAGGTCGCCGCCGGCGAGTTCGTGACGATCCAGGGCCCCACCGGCGGCGGCAAGTCCACCCTGCTGCAGCTGCTCGGCGCCCTCGACAGGCCGAGCAGCGGTTCCCTTCTGCTCGGCGACGTCGAGCTCGCCACGGCATCCGGCGCCGAACTCAACAGGCTGCGATCGGAGGAGATCGGGTTCGTGTTCCAGGGATTCAACCTGATCCCGACGCTGACGGCATCCGAGAACGTCGACATGGCGCTGGAGATGACCGGACTCCACCGCGACGAGCGCCGCCGGCGCGTCGCGGAGGCACTCGAGCACGTGGGCCTCGCCGACCGCGGCGACCATCGGCCGGGAGAGCTGTCCGGCGGTCAGCAGCAGCGCGTGGCCATCGCCCGTGCGATCGTGAAGCGTCCCAAGGTGCTGCTGGCCGACGAGCCGACCGGGAACCTCGACGAGAGCATGCGCGACGAGATCCTCGCCGTTCTCGAGAGGCTGTGCGCCGAGGGCCTGACGCTGGTCGTCGTGACGCACGACTCCGCGGTCGCCCGGCGCGCGTCTCGGCGGCTTCGTCTCGCGAAGGGGGTGGTGACCGACATCACTGTGTGAGGCCAGACGCCACGCATTCCGGATGCCCCGGTCAGCGCTCTGCGCCGATCGGGGCATCACCTTCCCTGTCCCAGATCGTGCTCATCTCGCTGAGTGCCCGCTCCGTGATCGCGACCATCGACAGGGATGCCTTATCGGCGTTGCCGGTCTGGATCGCGGTCGCGATGTCGACGTGCCACTGCAGTGCCTCGGTGGCCGGATACTTCGGCATCAGGTCGTACTGCGCACGGCTGCGCAGCACCTCTTCCACGAGGTGGTGGAGCTGCTCGAACATCTCGTTGCCGCTGAGGCGCAGGATCATCTGGTGGAACTGCAGATCCAGGCGCAGGAACTCCGCGGCGTCGCCCTGCTTGCCCGCAGCCCACAGGCGCCCGGCGAGCCCGACCAGCTCGCCGGCCTCGTTCAACGGCACGCGGATCGCGGCCAGCCGCGCGGCCGCGGGCTCGATGGCACCGCGCAACTCGGTCAGCGACCGCAGCTGCGCCACACGGCTGGGGCCTGCCAGCCGCCAGCGGATCACCTGCAGGTCGTAGGCATTCCAGCGGGTGGCCGGCATCACGCGGACTCCGACGCGTCGCTTCGCCTCGACGAGACCGAGCGCCTCGAGCGCTCGCAGCGCCTCGCGGACGACCGGGCGCGACACACGGAAGCGGCTCTCGATCGACTCGGTCGTGAAGGTCGCTCCCACCGCGATCATGCCGGCGCAGATCTCGCGCCCGAGGGTGTCGAGCACGAGATTGCGCAGATCGCGCGCGGGGGTGCGGGCGGGATCGACATCGATGCTCGAAGGAGTCGCCATGGCTTGATCTTATCTTTTCGGTATCACGGGTTGAAAAGTATGACTTGTCATAGCTATCTTGGCCACTGAGCAGATGTAACGCCGCATCTGCGCCAGGAGACCTCGCGATGACGCGACGCTCAGGATGGAGTCACAGTGAAGTACGGATCCAAGACCGCCCGCTTCCTCGCGGCGGCAACCACAGCTGTAGTCGCCGGTGCGCTGGTCAGCTGCAGCGCAGGCTCGGACATCGATCCGGACGCGGGAATCGAGGGGACGACGATCCGCGTCACCCTCGCCAACCACGTCTGGACCGAGACGATCAAGGAGATGATCCCGGAGTTCGAGGAGGAGACCGGAGCCAAGGTCGAGATCTCGCAGCTCGCCGAGGACCAGCTCTCCGACCAGTACAACGTCAAGCTCAATGCGGGAACCGATGAGATCGACGTCCTCATGTACCGCCCGCTGCAGGAGAACAAGCTGTTCGCCAGCAACGGCTACCTCTCCGACCTCACCGAACTGGTCGAGAGCGACGAGGAGTTTGACTGGGGTGATTTCCAGGAAGGCCCCGCCGCCCTGACCACCTACGAGGACGAAGTGGTCGGAGTACCGATCATCACCGAGCGCACGGTGCTCTACTACCGCAAGGACCTGCTCGAGCAGGCCGGCCTCGAGGTCCCCACGACCCTCGAGGAGCTGGAGTCCGCAGCCGCCGCCATCCACGAGCAGAACCCCGATGTCGCCGGCTACATCGGCCGCACCGGCAAGTCCGCCGCGGTCACGCAGTTCAGCGCCTTCCTGTTCAGCTCGGGCGGGGACTTCATCGGCGAGGACGGCACCTCCGTGATCGGCAGCGACGAGGCGCGCGAGGCCTACGCGTACTACGGCGACCTGATCCGCAACCACACGGATGCGACCATCAACCCAGAGATGAGCTGGGCAGAGGCCTTCGCCGTCTTCCAGCAGGGCAAGGCAGCCTTCATCGCGGATGCCGACAGCCTGTACAAGAACATGATCGACCCCGAGCAGTCCACGGTCTCCGATCAGGTGGGCTTCGCGGCCTTCCCGGCGGGCGCTGACGGCGCGAAGCCGTACAACGTGGCGGCCTGGGCGCTGGCGATCAACGAGACCAGCGAGAATCAGTCGGCCGCGTGGGCATTCATCAAGTGGGCGACCTCCAAGGCGCAGACCATCGAGATGACCAAGCTCGGCGTCACAGGTGCACGCACCTCCTCATGGGAGGACGACGCGGCCATCGCCGACTTCCCGACCGAGCTCGTCGAGGCCATCAAGGTCAACGGCGAGAACGGCGTCGGCAAGGACCGCCCGCTCGTGATCGACGTCGCGAAGGCGCGCGAGATCGTCGGCGACCCGATCGTGGTCGCGATCGCCGGCGGAGACGTGGATGCCGCTGTCGACGAGGCGAACGCGGCCTTCGACGAGTTCCTCCTCGAGGACTCCGAGTAATCGCCTTCGGGTCGCCGCCGCTCCGTATCAGGGGCGGCGGCGACCCCTCTCGAGGGAAGAGCACATGACTGCACTCAAGACCTCCGGCGAGCTCGGCACGAGAGAGCGCTTCAGCCGCTGGGCCAACCAGCACCGCAAGTGGCTTTTCGCCGGGCCGTCCATCGCCTTCACCGCGCTGCTGCTGGTCGTCCCTCTCGCGTGGACGCTGTTCCTGAGCTTCACCGACGCCAGGCGCTCCGTGCGGCGGGACTTCGGCTTCAACGGCATCGAGAACTACGTCGAGGTGCTCACCGACACCGAGCGGTTCTGGCCGTCGGTGTGGCGCACCTTCGCGTTTACCGCCGGGGCGCTCACCTTCGAGCTCATCCTCGGCATGGTGATCGCCCTGCTGCTGTGGAAGCCGTTCCGCGGCCAGGGCGTCGTCCGCACGATCGTGCTGCTGCCGCTCGTGGCGACGCCGGTCGCCGTCGGAATGATGTGGCGCCTGCTGTTCGAGCCGAACATCGGCTTCGTCAACGAGATGCTCTCCTGGGTCGGCATCCCGCCTCAGCCCTGGCTGGCCGACCCATCCACATCGCTGGCGACGCTGACCTTCGTCGACATCTGGCAGTGGACGCCCATGGTGGCCCTGATCCTGCTGGCCGGTCTCACGAGTCTCTCCGAGGAACCGCAGGAGGCCGCGCGGGTCGACGGCGCGAACGGATGGCAGCGTTTCTGGTACATCACGGTGCCGCTGATGCGCCCCGTGATCATCGCCGCCGTGCTCCTGCGCGGCATCGACGCGCTGAAGACGTTCGACATCCTGTACGCCACCAAGGGCAAGGGCGGCGGCGCGTTCCACGACGTCGAGACGCTGAACGTCTACGCCTACGGGCTCAGCTTCGACTACAACGAGTACGGCCTCGCCTCGGCCGTGCTGATCCTCTTCTTCCTGATCATCCTCGCCGTGATCTGGGTCCTGCAGATGCAGAGAAAGGGCAAGGACGCATGACCGCCCTCGACACCCGCGCGACCGTCGCGCCGAAATCCGCACCCGTCCGCCGCAGGCGGAAGCTCCGCTGGGGAACGGTCGGCCGCTTCGCCGGTCTCGCGGTGATCGTGCTGGCCTTCCTCGGCCCGATCGTCTGGATGGTGCTGGCCAGCTTCAAGTACAACGTCCAGATCCACGACGCCAGTAAAGCGTTCATCTTCGATCCGACGCTGACCAACTACGGCACGGTCTTCGACCCGCGCCGCGGGAACTATCTCGTCTACATCTGGAACTCGTTCTTCGTCGCATTCATGGCGACCGCCCTGTCGCTCGTGCTCGCGGTCCCGGCCGCGTACGCGATGAGCCGGTTCATCATGAACAAATCCGCGATGGTGGTGCTGCTGGCCCGCATCATCCCCGGGGTGAGCCTGCTGGTGCCGTGGTACTTCATCTTCGCCCAGCTGAAGATGACCGGCGGATACCTGCCGCTGGTGCTCTCGCACATGTTCGTCTCGCTGCCGCTGATCCTCTACATCATGATGTCGTTCTTCGACCAGATGCCCGAGGAGCTGGAGGAGTCCGCGCAGGTCGACGGCCTGACCGCGATCGGGGCGTTCTTCCGCATCACGCTGCCGCTGTCGGTGCCCGGCATCGCGACGGCCACGATCCTGTCGTTCATCTTCTCGTGGAACAACTTCATGTTCGCGCTGGTGCTCTCCAGCGCCGCCACCAAGACCCTTCCGGTCGCGATCTTCGACTTCATCGGCTACGCCTCGATCGACTGGGGCGCCCTGATGGCGGCATCCGTCGTGGTGACGACGCCGATCATGCTGATCGCGCTGTTCACTCAGCGCTACATCGTGTCGGGCTTGACGGCCGGCGCGACGAAGGGCTGAGCGATGACCGCAGCGATCACCCGAGTCGAGTCCTTCCCGGTCGCGCCGCGCTGGCTGTTCGTCCGGATCGAGACCGGCGACGGACTCGTCGGCTGGGGGGAGGCGTCGCTCGAGGGCTATGCCGATGTCGTCCGCGCCGCCGTCGACCAGTTCGCCGCATACCTGATCGGACGCGACCCGGGGCCGATCGAGGACCACTGGCAGGTGCTCACCAAGAGCCAGTTCTACCGGGGCGGGGCGGTGCTCGCGAGTGCCGTGTCGGGGATCGACCAGGCGCTGTGGGATCTCAAGGGCAAGCGTCTCGGAGTGCCGGTGCACGACCTGCTCGGGGGGCCCGTGCGCGACCGCATCCGCGCCTACGGCTGGGTGGGCGGCGACGACCCAGCCGAGGTCGCCGACCACATCTCTGCGCAGCTCGAGACCGGCCTGACAGCCGTGAAGATGAACGCCTCGGGGCGGATGAACCTCAACGGCTCGGTCGCCGAACTCGACCGCGTCGTGTCGCGGGTCGCCAGCGCCCGCGAGGTGCTCGGCCCCGACCGCGACGTCGCGGTCGACCTGCACGGGCGGTTCACGGTGGCGACCGCCCGCCGGCTCGCGCCGATGCTGGAGCCGCTGCATCCGTTCTTCATCGAGGAGCCGGTGGTTCCCGAGAACACGCACATGATCGGCAGGGTGGCGGATGCCACATCCATCCCGATCGCGGCGGGGGAGCGGCTGTACAGCAGGCAGGAGTTCCTGCCTGCGCTCCAAGCGGGGGTCGCGATCGTCCAGCCCGATCTCTCGCACGCCGGGGGCATCTCGGAGGTTCGGCGGATCGCCTCCCTCGCCGAGACCTTCGACGCGCTGCTCGCGCCGCACTGCCCGCTGGGCCCGCTCGCGCTCGCCTCGTGCCTGCAGGTCGCGTTCGCGACGCCGAACCACCTCATCCAGGAGCAGTCGATCGGCATCCACTACAACACCGGCGCCGAAGTGCTCGACTACGTCGTCGACAAGGCCCCGCTGGCATTCGAGGACGGCTGCTTCCCGCTGCTGACCGGTCCGGGACTCGGGATCGAGATCGACGAGACGGCGGTGCGCGAGGCATCGGCACGCTGGGAGACCTGGCAGAATCCGGTCTGGCGGCACGCAGACGGATCCATGGCCGAGTGGTGAACGGTTCGAGCATCGGAGGGTGAGCAGATGAGCACGGTGGACAACAGGACGCTGCAGGAACGGGTCGGCGCCGATCGCCTGGTGGCGATCCTCCGCGGGACCGACGTCGACGCGACGGTGACCGCCGCGCGCACCCTCATCGACGCCGGCGTGACGACCCTGGAGATCACGCTCACACTCTCGGATGCCGAGGAGGCGATCGCGCAGATCACGACGGATGCTCCAGCAGCAGCTCTGATCGGGGCGGGCACCGTTCTCACCGAGGTCGATGTCGACCGCGCCGTCGACGCGGGAGCGCAGTTCATCGTGACACCCACGCTCACGGCATCCGTCGAGTACGCGATCGGGCAGGGGATCGGAGTGCTCCCCGGCGTCTATACGCCCACCGAGATCCAGCGCGGGCTCGACCTCGGGGCGGCGGCGGTCAAGCTGTTCCCGGCATCCGCGCTCGGGCCGGGATTCATCCGCGCCGTGCGCGACCCCTTCCCCGATGCCCGCATCATCCCCGTCGGCGGCGTCGGCGTCGAGACGATCCCGGCGTTCCTCGCCGCAGGAGCCTTCGGCGTCGGCGTCGGCGGGCCGCTGGTCGGCGACGCCGCGCACCCCGGCGGAGACCTGAGGGCGTTGGCTGAGCGGGCCGCGGCCTTCCGGCGTGCCGTCGAGGAGATCGCATGAGCAGTGGCTCCCGCACGATGCCGGCCGTCATCAAGACGGGCGACGGCGCCTCGGGCATCGAGATCGGCACCGTGACGGTCCCCGTGCCGGACGCGGGGCAGGCCGTCATCGATGTGCTCGCCACAGGCATCTGCGGCACCGACGTGCACATCGCGCGCGACGAGTACGCGCACGAGCGCCCTGTCGTGATGGGACACGAGGTGCTCGGCACGTTGTCATCGGTCGGCTCCGCGGGCGACGCGGCCTGGCTCGACGCGACGGTCGCCGTCGAGACCTACTTCTCCGCGTGCGAGACCTGCGATCAGTGCCGCGCCGGCCGCCGCAATCTGTGCGCCGAGCGGCGATCGATCGGATCGTTCCGCAACGGTGGATTCGCGACGCGGATGCTGGTCCCGGTGAGCAACCTGCACCGGATGCCGGCGACACCGGGCGCGCTGGACGGCGTGCTCAGCGAACCCCTGGCATGCGTCACGCACTGTCTGCTCGACCCGCCGATCGTGCAGCCGGGAGACCGTGTGCTCGTCACCGGTCCGGGCGCCATGGGTCAGCTGGCGGCCCAGGTCGCCAAGGCCTCAGGCGGACTCGTCACCCTCGCAGGGCTCGCTGCGGACGCATCGCGGCTCGAGGTCGCGGCGGAGCTCGGCATCCGCACTCTCACGACGCCGCCGGAGGAGGACGCATACGACGTCGTGATCGAGTGCTCGGGCTCGGCGCCGGGCGCCGCGTCGGCCCTGCGGGCGGCCAGGCGCGGAGGGCGCTACGTCCAGGTCGGCATCTTCGGCCGGGACGTCACCGTGCCCCTCGACCTCGTGCTCTACAAAGAGCTGGCTGTGACCAGCGGGTTCGCGTCGACGCCGACGTCATGGCGCGCCGCGATGCGTCTCATCGAGTCCGGGGACGTCGTCCTGACGCCGCTCATCACGAAGCAGGTGCCGCTGGACGGCTTCTTCGATGCGTTGGATGCCGCGATCCGCGGCGAGGGGCTGAAGACGGTCGTCGTCCCCGGTCTCTGACGTCGCCGTCCGCGAGGGGTTCCCGATGTCGGATGCGTCCTCTAACGTTCTGCGCATGACAGATGACATCGTCACGGCCCGTCCATCGAATGCTGCGGAGGTCGCCGACCTCGTGCGCCGCGCACAGCATGATTCCCTCCCGATCACCATCGTCGCAGGAGGGCACGGTCCCTGGTCGCACGCCCCAGCGCCCGGCATGCGGATCGAACTCGCCGACCTCTCCGACGTCGAGATCGAAGGCCTGGCCCTCGACGGCGAAGACGCCGTCGTGCACATCGGCGGCGGCGCGGTGTGGGGTGATGTCGCTGCGAAGCTCGGCGCCGACGGGCTCGCGATCAGCTCCGGTGACACGGCATCCGTCGGCGTCGGCGGGCTGACTCTCGGCGGCGGCATCGGACTGATGGTGCGCGCGTGGGGTCTCGCCGCCGACCAGCTGGTCGGCGCGCAGGTCGTCACAGCCTCCGGCGGCATCGTCGAGACCTCGGCTGACGAGAACCCCGACCTGTTCTGGGCGCTGCGCGGCGGGGGCGGGAACTTCGGCATCGTGACGCGATTCGACTTCCTGGCGCACCCGGTCACCGGCATCGCGTACGGCGAGTATGTGATCACGGGCGACGCCGGCCGGGTGATCCGCGCCGCGCGCGACGTGATGCGTGACGCGCCGCGCGAGTTGACCATGACGTACATGGATGTGCCGCCGATGGATCCCAGCGCCCCGGCGGGTGCGCGGATCAGCGCCGTGTGGGCGGGTGACGACGTCGAGCGGTTCCGGCAGGTGATGGCGCCCGTGGCCGACCTCGACGGCGTCGACGCCGAGTACACGACGCCCGCCTACCGCGACATCCTCCTCGAGATGCCCGAACCCGTGGAGGGCGCCGAGCTGCCGCCGTGCTTCATCGGGGGCAACGGGCTGTTCACTCGACTTGACGACGAACTCATCGACCGGCTCGTGGCGTTCCGCGCCGCATACCCGGCGTCGGTCGTGTTCCTCCGCTCGCTCGGCGGCGCGTTCGGCGAGGTGCCGCAGGCGAGTACGGCGTTCCCCGCGCGCACCGCGACGTGGTTCGTCATGGCCGGAGCGTTCGACATCCCCGGCGTGGTCGACGACGATGCCCGTGCGGCGATCCGCGCGGACTGGG
It includes:
- a CDS encoding ABC transporter ATP-binding protein, with protein sequence MTITQATDSGVAESTPAGIVYRLQDVTRTYAQKGRVVRALTGVDLEVAAGEFVTIQGPTGGGKSTLLQLLGALDRPSSGSLLLGDVELATASGAELNRLRSEEIGFVFQGFNLIPTLTASENVDMALEMTGLHRDERRRRVAEALEHVGLADRGDHRPGELSGGQQQRVAIARAIVKRPKVLLADEPTGNLDESMRDEILAVLERLCAEGLTLVVVTHDSAVARRASRRLRLAKGVVTDITV
- a CDS encoding FadR/GntR family transcriptional regulator, yielding MATPSSIDVDPARTPARDLRNLVLDTLGREICAGMIAVGATFTTESIESRFRVSRPVVREALRALEALGLVEAKRRVGVRVMPATRWNAYDLQVIRWRLAGPSRVAQLRSLTELRGAIEPAAARLAAIRVPLNEAGELVGLAGRLWAAGKQGDAAEFLRLDLQFHQMILRLSGNEMFEQLHHLVEEVLRSRAQYDLMPKYPATEALQWHVDIATAIQTGNADKASLSMVAITERALSEMSTIWDREGDAPIGAER
- a CDS encoding ABC transporter substrate-binding protein, yielding MKYGSKTARFLAAATTAVVAGALVSCSAGSDIDPDAGIEGTTIRVTLANHVWTETIKEMIPEFEEETGAKVEISQLAEDQLSDQYNVKLNAGTDEIDVLMYRPLQENKLFASNGYLSDLTELVESDEEFDWGDFQEGPAALTTYEDEVVGVPIITERTVLYYRKDLLEQAGLEVPTTLEELESAAAAIHEQNPDVAGYIGRTGKSAAVTQFSAFLFSSGGDFIGEDGTSVIGSDEAREAYAYYGDLIRNHTDATINPEMSWAEAFAVFQQGKAAFIADADSLYKNMIDPEQSTVSDQVGFAAFPAGADGAKPYNVAAWALAINETSENQSAAWAFIKWATSKAQTIEMTKLGVTGARTSSWEDDAAIADFPTELVEAIKVNGENGVGKDRPLVIDVAKAREIVGDPIVVAIAGGDVDAAVDEANAAFDEFLLEDSE
- a CDS encoding carbohydrate ABC transporter permease: MTALKTSGELGTRERFSRWANQHRKWLFAGPSIAFTALLLVVPLAWTLFLSFTDARRSVRRDFGFNGIENYVEVLTDTERFWPSVWRTFAFTAGALTFELILGMVIALLLWKPFRGQGVVRTIVLLPLVATPVAVGMMWRLLFEPNIGFVNEMLSWVGIPPQPWLADPSTSLATLTFVDIWQWTPMVALILLAGLTSLSEEPQEAARVDGANGWQRFWYITVPLMRPVIIAAVLLRGIDALKTFDILYATKGKGGGAFHDVETLNVYAYGLSFDYNEYGLASAVLILFFLIILAVIWVLQMQRKGKDA
- a CDS encoding carbohydrate ABC transporter permease; protein product: MTALDTRATVAPKSAPVRRRRKLRWGTVGRFAGLAVIVLAFLGPIVWMVLASFKYNVQIHDASKAFIFDPTLTNYGTVFDPRRGNYLVYIWNSFFVAFMATALSLVLAVPAAYAMSRFIMNKSAMVVLLARIIPGVSLLVPWYFIFAQLKMTGGYLPLVLSHMFVSLPLILYIMMSFFDQMPEELEESAQVDGLTAIGAFFRITLPLSVPGIATATILSFIFSWNNFMFALVLSSAATKTLPVAIFDFIGYASIDWGALMAASVVVTTPIMLIALFTQRYIVSGLTAGATKG
- the dgoD gene encoding galactonate dehydratase, with protein sequence MTAAITRVESFPVAPRWLFVRIETGDGLVGWGEASLEGYADVVRAAVDQFAAYLIGRDPGPIEDHWQVLTKSQFYRGGAVLASAVSGIDQALWDLKGKRLGVPVHDLLGGPVRDRIRAYGWVGGDDPAEVADHISAQLETGLTAVKMNASGRMNLNGSVAELDRVVSRVASAREVLGPDRDVAVDLHGRFTVATARRLAPMLEPLHPFFIEEPVVPENTHMIGRVADATSIPIAAGERLYSRQEFLPALQAGVAIVQPDLSHAGGISEVRRIASLAETFDALLAPHCPLGPLALASCLQVAFATPNHLIQEQSIGIHYNTGAEVLDYVVDKAPLAFEDGCFPLLTGPGLGIEIDETAVREASARWETWQNPVWRHADGSMAEW
- a CDS encoding bifunctional 4-hydroxy-2-oxoglutarate aldolase/2-dehydro-3-deoxy-phosphogluconate aldolase, whose amino-acid sequence is MSTVDNRTLQERVGADRLVAILRGTDVDATVTAARTLIDAGVTTLEITLTLSDAEEAIAQITTDAPAAALIGAGTVLTEVDVDRAVDAGAQFIVTPTLTASVEYAIGQGIGVLPGVYTPTEIQRGLDLGAAAVKLFPASALGPGFIRAVRDPFPDARIIPVGGVGVETIPAFLAAGAFGVGVGGPLVGDAAHPGGDLRALAERAAAFRRAVEEIA
- a CDS encoding zinc-dependent alcohol dehydrogenase produces the protein MSSGSRTMPAVIKTGDGASGIEIGTVTVPVPDAGQAVIDVLATGICGTDVHIARDEYAHERPVVMGHEVLGTLSSVGSAGDAAWLDATVAVETYFSACETCDQCRAGRRNLCAERRSIGSFRNGGFATRMLVPVSNLHRMPATPGALDGVLSEPLACVTHCLLDPPIVQPGDRVLVTGPGAMGQLAAQVAKASGGLVTLAGLAADASRLEVAAELGIRTLTTPPEEDAYDVVIECSGSAPGAASALRAARRGGRYVQVGIFGRDVTVPLDLVLYKELAVTSGFASTPTSWRAAMRLIESGDVVLTPLITKQVPLDGFFDALDAAIRGEGLKTVVVPGL
- a CDS encoding FAD-binding oxidoreductase is translated as MTDDIVTARPSNAAEVADLVRRAQHDSLPITIVAGGHGPWSHAPAPGMRIELADLSDVEIEGLALDGEDAVVHIGGGAVWGDVAAKLGADGLAISSGDTASVGVGGLTLGGGIGLMVRAWGLAADQLVGAQVVTASGGIVETSADENPDLFWALRGGGGNFGIVTRFDFLAHPVTGIAYGEYVITGDAGRVIRAARDVMRDAPRELTMTYMDVPPMDPSAPAGARISAVWAGDDVERFRQVMAPVADLDGVDAEYTTPAYRDILLEMPEPVEGAELPPCFIGGNGLFTRLDDELIDRLVAFRAAYPASVVFLRSLGGAFGEVPQASTAFPARTATWFVMAGAFDIPGVVDDDARAAIRADWERIEAGRLAEYGNFADTERPDAVPGMFTPEAHERLRAVKAQWDPQNVFRRNHNIPV